A genomic stretch from Microplitis mediator isolate UGA2020A chromosome 10, iyMicMedi2.1, whole genome shotgun sequence includes:
- the LOC130676476 gene encoding NKAP family protein CG6066 → MDARRREREEIGLVGVSRVWGKSPTRIEDSDDEDEIAVKKHDHSPERRKKHKKDKKKKSKKLKKEKKAKKEKKKSKKRKRKYSESSSSSSGSSGEENGKVQWVEKGSEQPKSKKRRGSSSDDSGDESVVGPIQKQHVTLSAKDFGKALLPGEGAAMAAYIAEGKRIPRRGEIGLTSDEIASYESVGYVMSGSRHRRMEAVRIRKENQIYSADEKRALAMFSKEERQKRENLILGQFREMVSQKLAQEQNK, encoded by the exons ATGGATGCACGTAGACGAGAACGCGAAGAAATTGGTTTAGTTGGTGTAAGTCGTGTTTGGGGTAAATCACCAACAAGAATAGAAGA TTCTGATGATGAAGATGAGATAGCTGTCAAAAAACATGATCATTCACCTGAGCGACGTAAGAAacataaaaaagataaaaagaaa aaaagtaaaaaattaaaaaaagaaaaaaaagcgaaaaaggaaaaaaagaagagcaaaaaaagaaaacgtaAATATTCAGAGAGCAGTTCAAGTAGTTCAGGATCGTCTGGTGAAGAGAATGGTAAAGTGCAGTGGGTAGAAAAAGGTAGTGAGCAGCCTAAAAGTAAAAAGAGACGAGGCTCCAGTTCTGATGACAGCGGTGACGAGAGTGTCGTTGGACCGATACAAAAACAGCATGTGACTTTGTCTGCCAAAGACTTTGGTAAGGCATTGCTGCCTGGTGAAGGTGCTGCAATGGCTGCTTATATTGCTGAGGGCAAACGTATTCCACGTCGTGGTGAAATAGGTCTTACATCTGATGAAATCGCTTCTTATGAATCTGTTGGATACGTTATGAGTGGTAGCAG acaTCGACGAATGGAAGCTGTCCGAATACGAAAAGAAAACCAGATCTATTCAGCAGATGAAAAACGTGCGCTGGCGATGTTCAGTAAAGAGGAACGTCAGAAACGTGAGAATTTAATCCTAGGACAATTCAGAGAAATGGTCAGCCAGAAGCTGGCTCaggaacaaaataaataa
- the LOC130676477 gene encoding rhodanese domain-containing protein CG4456-like isoform X1, giving the protein MNNLLIRGYRVILLRSCCGYICKDKNKLCKIFHIEGVNQFTKSKVGLVNSVNYSTTSDNMRGQGDEKNVIGYEELIKDQKDDKVLIIDVREQKEIDETGKLPGSIHIPMGNVFNALNLTDEEFKNQYHKPKPDKDTKIVLSCRSGVRSANVQRELLKLGYENAYNYIGGWSEWESKQKP; this is encoded by the exons atgaataatttacttATTCGTGGTTATCgtgttattttattacgcTCATGTTGTGGTTATATTTGTAaagataaaaacaaattatgtaaaatatttcatattgaGGGAGTCAATCAGTTCACTAAAA gcaaAGTGGGATTGGTAAATAGTGTTAATTATTCGACGACGTCCGACAATATGCGAGGTCAGGGTGATGAAAAGAATGTAATTGGTTATGAAGAACTTATAAAAGATCAGAAAGATGATAAGGTTTTGATAATTGATGTTAGAGAGCAAAAAGAGATTGACGAAACTGGAAAGTTACCTGGAAGTATTCATATACcta tgggTAATGTATTCAACGCGTTGAACTTAACAgatgaagaatttaaaaaccAATATCATAAACCAAAGCCTGATAAAGATACCAAAATAGTATTGAGTTGTAGATCTGGAGTAAGAAGTGCTAATGTTCAACGAGAATTACTGAAACTTGGATATGAAAA tgcGTATAATTACATCGGAGGTTGGTCTGAATGGGAAAGTAAACAAAAGCCATAA